The genomic region TGTCCCTCTGCGGATCTTGCTGCCCCTCATTCTTCTGGCGCAGTTGAGGGAATACTCCTCTTTCACGGGAAAGACATCGCCAGTCGTCGTTGGTATCAGGTTATCCTCAAGCCCAGCAGCCCGCCGTTAGCGACATATGAACTGCCGCAGTCCGTCTACCGGGACTACAGGGCCTGGGGACAGATGGCGCATGGAAAGAGGTTTGGAGGACAAGACGCGCCCCGCATGATTACTCTAGGTGCGCCAGCGTTTACTTTGGTGGATCGCAGCAGCAGCAAAGTGACCGCCCTTGGAGCCAACCTCATGCTCACCCTGCGTTACCGTCGTTCGCTCAAAGATGTGGCCCGCGATGCATATTCGGCTGCGGACGGGCTGGACATGACGCAGACAGTATTTGGTTATGTTGGGAATGACAATTCAATTCCACCAGTACGAAGCCGCATCGCCTTTGAGGATGCGTTACTTGTGGCTGCTCCAAATGGGATCTGGATGGAGGTAAGCGCTGTGCGTATACCTGATATCCTTTCGTCGCCAAAGCCTACTTCCATACAAACGTATCTGACTCAGTCTACTTCTGAAGTCGAGCCTCTTCGGCACTGGGACAGCCCGAACGTTCGCATCCGTGGCGCTAAGAGATATTGGCAGAGGAGTCCGTCATCTGCCGAGAACAGCCTTCGTACTGCGGGGGATATGGCAATCGGCACTCAGCAGACCAAAATAAAACCGATCCGCGCGCAAGTGAAATTCAAAGGACGCGTTCGGTTCACCAACTTAACCAGTGTTGAGCTGGCCGCGCTTTACGCAAGCATACAGCTTCCTGAGGGACTTGCGCATAAATTCGGCATGGGCAAAAACCTGGGATTGGGCGCTCTGGACGTATCTATTGTGAAGGTTAATCTGATCGACACTGAGCGCCGCTATCGCACCTTGGATAATGCGGAGAGCTATCATTCTGAGGAGTATGGCCGCACCAAACTCGTGGATGGCTACACCGAGTTGATAAAGCGGATCTATCCCAATTCTAAACTGGAGAAGCAGACGTCGCTATGGAACTCCCGGAGACTGAAAGACTTTGCTGGGCTTTGTTCCTGGGAAGTGCGTCTTGAAGATGATCTGACGCGCCAGGTCGCCATTCAAGATTCCCGGAATGATACAGACGAGGATACATGGAAACATAACGACGATCAGTGGCGCAGGCGTCTGGTACTGCCATCCGCCTCCGACTTGATCCAAGAGGGGCGTCTGATGAGACAGCCATCGGATGTGATTACGCCTCGTCTTGAGAAAATGATTGCAGCTAAAACATTTCCGGCCGTGGCTGCGACACAGCAAACAAAATTTGAATACAAAGTTGGTGATTCCGTAACCGGGCGAATTCTGCCAGGGTATATTGTCGAATTGCTCGACACGAGCGGATCCTCGACGGGAGTTCGGTTGCGGAACCTTCCGGTTATGATGCATGCGACAGGAGATATACTGCAGTTTAAGGTGGTTGAATTGCGCGATGGCAAAATCAGCCGTGTCAAAAAAGCATAATTGGTCTCAGTATTGTCATATTTTTCGTGGTGGACCCTGGTATGCCTGTTCGAATGAGATTTACGCTGATCGGCGACCCTGCGTCGTCACCGTTCGAGCATGCGCGTGGCATTCATGCCCTCGTTCTGGGATGGATTGCTTCCGCTGATCAGGAATCGGCGAAAGAGCTTCATGACGCAAATCAGCTGAAACCACTGACGATCGGCCCGCTGATACAATTAGGCGCCGGCGGCAAACATATTTTCGATGTGTGTCTGCTCTCCGAGTGGCTGGAGCCTCTGATCCGGACCGGAGCGCGCAATACCGACCGTGTCATTCTAGGGCGCAGTCAATACCACTTGTCCACCTCCGTGCAAGCGGTAAGCCGGATTTCCTGGGAAGACTTGCTGGACCGCGCTGAGCCGGTGTCATGCTGGCGAATTCGTTTGCATACGCCGACGGCGCATCATGCAGTGGGAACAATCCGTAAATCGATTATTGTGCCCAGCCCCGAATATTATTTTGGCAGCTGGATAGCGCGCTGGAATATGTGCGCGCCATTCTCATTTGATCCCAATTTGCGCGACCTTATTGCTGAGCGAGTTGCTGTCTCGGATTGCTGCGGCCATACAGAGCGCATAACCTATGGCAGACGGCAAGTGGCTATCGGCTTTGTGGGAACAGTCGCTTTCGAATTGCTCCAGCCACAATCTGTGCCGCCGCCGGCTCGTGCGGCCCTTGATGCGCTGGTGCGCTACGCATCGTTCTGCGGCACCGGGGTGGGATCCCTGCGTGGGATGGGGCAAACAGCAGTTGCAGACACCATAACCTAACCTCTCAGCATTTAAGCCTTCAGGGCGTTGCGCAAAGCCTGCTCTGCAGCTTGTTCCAGCAGTCGGTCTTCATGGCTGAAAATCTCCTGCTTCTCCTCATCGCTCAGTCCTTCAGATAGCGCTGCTCGAACACGCGGGTCGATCAAAGTCTTGACTGCTTCGACCACCGCATTAAGCGCCTTGCCTGGATTAATTTCGGTTTCTCCCTCTGCGGATGAGGTTTCGCCAAAGTGAGACACGAGAAAATCGGTCAGGCGTTCCGTCGCGTGAGGATAGCGGAGCATAGTTCGTAATTCGC from Capsulimonas corticalis harbors:
- the cas6 gene encoding CRISPR system precrRNA processing endoribonuclease RAMP protein Cas6, which codes for MPVRMRFTLIGDPASSPFEHARGIHALVLGWIASADQESAKELHDANQLKPLTIGPLIQLGAGGKHIFDVCLLSEWLEPLIRTGARNTDRVILGRSQYHLSTSVQAVSRISWEDLLDRAEPVSCWRIRLHTPTAHHAVGTIRKSIIVPSPEYYFGSWIARWNMCAPFSFDPNLRDLIAERVAVSDCCGHTERITYGRRQVAIGFVGTVAFELLQPQSVPPPARAALDALVRYASFCGTGVGSLRGMGQTAVADTIT
- a CDS encoding TIGR03986 family type III CRISPR-associated RAMP protein → MPPSIKPYAITPYNFVPMPDRIVTGDPLPRWNSYASDRHTGWLDVEYTTLTPTYTRAARGAGDPADPPDFFHHFDEQRTPVLPGSSLRGMVRSVFEILTYSALDSISDRTLSYRFFASGQRELREYYSGADAALGTFDTSRLFAGVLEQSGLDYQMNVGNTSAPSADKGFVVVSVNDPGLRRYIRTSSQPHQPYRHMAPLYETQQVWVRLTGTATLLRGQQEIECPSADLAAPHSSGAVEGILLFHGKDIASRRWYQVILKPSSPPLATYELPQSVYRDYRAWGQMAHGKRFGGQDAPRMITLGAPAFTLVDRSSSKVTALGANLMLTLRYRRSLKDVARDAYSAADGLDMTQTVFGYVGNDNSIPPVRSRIAFEDALLVAAPNGIWMEVSAVRIPDILSSPKPTSIQTYLTQSTSEVEPLRHWDSPNVRIRGAKRYWQRSPSSAENSLRTAGDMAIGTQQTKIKPIRAQVKFKGRVRFTNLTSVELAALYASIQLPEGLAHKFGMGKNLGLGALDVSIVKVNLIDTERRYRTLDNAESYHSEEYGRTKLVDGYTELIKRIYPNSKLEKQTSLWNSRRLKDFAGLCSWEVRLEDDLTRQVAIQDSRNDTDEDTWKHNDDQWRRRLVLPSASDLIQEGRLMRQPSDVITPRLEKMIAAKTFPAVAATQQTKFEYKVGDSVTGRILPGYIVELLDTSGSSTGVRLRNLPVMMHATGDILQFKVVELRDGKISRVKKA